The following are encoded in a window of Streptomyces sp. 11x1 genomic DNA:
- a CDS encoding putative bifunctional diguanylate cyclase/phosphodiesterase translates to MAVVDRDGLVVTANGAMETLLGTASEPLVGRVAADLVDLTSDTRTWHAYREVLRGRQARLRCTRRLKQPDGTWLWVQVSVAPLPEEERAVLLSVADISANRQLQARLRHLQMHDPVTRLPNRTLFFEQLSAALEREAYDEAGTGRIGLVYLDLDGFKAVNDTLGHRAGDRLLTAVAERLTRCADEAALLRTAGTAAGAPLVARLGGDEFALLVEDSTGTEQLADLADSVLKALQAPFDLAGQRLSVSASIGVVERQSASTTATGLMQAADTTLYWAKADGKARWTLFDPERNAHRMTRQALSSTLRAAVGRGEFVLEYQPLVGMAQGEVRGVEALVRWHHPQFGLLTPNRFISLAEEDGSIVQLGRWILATACRQARRWQTDHPDRAPIFVSVNVAVRQVWDSDLVADVAEILAETGLAPHLLQLELTESALMGSAGRPLQALKALSDMGVRIAIDDFGTGYSNLAYLSRLPVSVLKLDGAFVRGFQYEDGEEGGAPGGAGAPATAGDVGDAGQPNPADEIIVEALVQLAHRLGLSVTAEGVETDAQASRLRRLGCDTGQGWLYSRAVPPERIAELLGAAACPQA, encoded by the coding sequence ATGGCCGTCGTCGACCGGGACGGGCTGGTCGTCACCGCCAACGGGGCGATGGAGACCCTGCTCGGGACGGCCTCCGAACCACTCGTCGGGCGGGTCGCCGCCGACCTGGTGGACCTGACCTCGGACACCCGCACCTGGCACGCGTACCGCGAGGTGCTGCGCGGACGCCAGGCCAGGCTGCGCTGTACCCGACGGCTGAAACAGCCGGACGGGACCTGGTTGTGGGTGCAGGTCTCGGTGGCGCCGCTGCCCGAGGAGGAGCGGGCGGTCCTGCTCTCGGTCGCCGACATCAGCGCGAACCGTCAGCTTCAGGCCAGGCTCCGCCACTTGCAGATGCACGACCCGGTGACCCGCCTTCCCAACCGCACCCTGTTCTTCGAACAGCTCTCCGCCGCCCTCGAACGGGAGGCGTACGACGAGGCCGGCACCGGCCGTATCGGCCTGGTCTACCTGGACCTGGACGGGTTCAAGGCGGTCAACGACACCCTCGGCCACCGCGCCGGCGACCGGCTCCTCACGGCCGTCGCCGAGCGGCTCACCCGCTGCGCCGACGAGGCCGCGCTCCTGCGCACGGCCGGAACGGCGGCCGGGGCACCGCTGGTGGCCCGGCTCGGCGGTGACGAGTTCGCGCTGCTCGTGGAGGACTCCACCGGCACCGAGCAACTCGCCGATCTGGCCGACTCGGTCCTCAAGGCGCTGCAGGCGCCCTTCGACCTGGCCGGTCAACGGCTGTCGGTCTCCGCCTCGATCGGAGTCGTCGAACGGCAGTCGGCGAGCACCACGGCGACGGGGCTGATGCAGGCCGCCGACACCACGCTGTACTGGGCGAAGGCCGACGGCAAGGCCCGCTGGACGCTGTTCGACCCGGAACGCAACGCCCACCGGATGACCCGTCAGGCCCTGTCGTCCACGCTGCGGGCGGCCGTCGGGCGGGGCGAGTTCGTCCTGGAGTACCAGCCGTTGGTGGGCATGGCGCAGGGCGAGGTGCGCGGGGTCGAGGCGCTGGTGCGCTGGCATCACCCGCAGTTCGGCCTGTTGACGCCGAATCGGTTCATCTCACTGGCCGAGGAGGACGGTTCGATCGTCCAGCTCGGACGGTGGATTCTGGCCACCGCCTGTCGGCAGGCGCGCCGCTGGCAGACGGACCATCCCGACCGGGCCCCGATCTTCGTCAGTGTGAACGTGGCCGTCCGCCAGGTCTGGGACTCCGATCTGGTCGCCGACGTCGCCGAGATCCTCGCGGAGACCGGCCTCGCCCCGCACCTGCTCCAGCTGGAGCTCACCGAGTCCGCGCTCATGGGCTCGGCCGGACGCCCCCTCCAGGCGCTCAAGGCCCTCAGCGACATGGGCGTCCGCATCGCCATCGACGACTTCGGCACCGGGTACTCCAACCTCGCCTACCTCAGCCGCCTGCCCGTGTCGGTGCTGAAGCTGGACGGCGCGTTCGTCCGGGGGTTCCAGTACGAGGACGGCGAGGAGGGCGGGGCTCCCGGCGGGGCCGGGGCTCCCGCCACCGCCGGTGACGTCGGGGACGCCGGACAGCCCAACCCCGCCGACGAGATCATCGTCGAGGCACTGGTCCAACTCGCCCACCGGCTCGGGCTGTCCGTCACGGCGGAGGGCGTGGAGACCGACGCGCAGGCCTCACGGCTGCGCCGGCTCGGCTGCGACACCGGGCAGGGGTGGTTGTACTCCCGCGCGGTGCCGCCGGAGCGGATCGCGGAACTGCTGGGGGCGGCGGCCTGCCCTCAGGCCTGA
- a CDS encoding M6 family metalloprotease domain-containing protein, whose protein sequence is MQRPLPWKELLGDRAPVLRSTAAMLTSLTALAATSLITAPSAVPLSEPCTLRRTQAHHSEGLDTWNSAYPRPTRDLDAVLVFLSFPDAAPLTTPAELTADHFPATSEFFERASYGKFALRSHPRREWLEMPQPSTAYAIRRDWNATHRAAYLRDALATADPHVDFSRYDIVYFVADPHAPGVDSDATKVVNLQTPLKVDGTGLRRVVTVFERHPPDRLVLAHETGHVFDLPDLYHRPADGKGDWDTHVGDWDLMGSQFALAPDLFAWHKWKLGWLEPHQVTCVHGAGTTRLTLEAVGAGPRGAYEGETEEGAETGAGEVGHAGGGGRRGAGAGSRADIRARDEAGEAAPGPGVGTSGGGVTGVAAGVRGFGAGRGVKLAVVRTGPDSALGIEARGAVGNDASVCTQGVLVYRIRSGAESGGGPMEVLDAHPRTEACWEESVYPPLADAPVGVGESFTVPGEAVRVDVEGRTASGAWTVRITTGR, encoded by the coding sequence GTGCAGCGTCCGCTCCCCTGGAAGGAACTCCTCGGCGACCGGGCGCCCGTGCTGCGCAGCACAGCGGCCATGCTCACCTCCCTCACCGCACTCGCCGCGACCTCCCTGATCACGGCTCCTTCCGCCGTACCGCTGTCGGAGCCGTGCACCCTGCGGCGCACCCAGGCACACCACTCGGAGGGCCTCGACACCTGGAATTCCGCGTATCCACGCCCCACCCGCGACCTCGACGCCGTACTCGTATTCTTGTCATTCCCGGACGCGGCCCCTCTCACCACACCGGCCGAGCTGACCGCAGATCACTTTCCGGCCACCAGCGAGTTCTTCGAACGCGCGTCGTACGGCAAGTTCGCCCTCCGTTCCCATCCGCGCCGCGAGTGGCTGGAGATGCCCCAGCCGTCGACGGCGTACGCCATACGCCGTGACTGGAATGCGACGCACCGGGCCGCCTACCTCAGGGACGCCCTCGCCACGGCCGACCCGCACGTCGACTTCTCCCGCTACGACATCGTGTACTTCGTGGCCGACCCGCACGCGCCCGGCGTCGACTCGGACGCGACGAAGGTGGTGAACCTCCAGACCCCGCTGAAGGTCGACGGCACGGGTCTGCGCCGGGTGGTCACCGTGTTCGAACGGCATCCGCCGGACCGCCTCGTCCTCGCCCATGAGACCGGCCATGTCTTCGACCTCCCCGACCTCTACCACCGCCCCGCCGACGGCAAGGGTGACTGGGACACCCACGTCGGCGACTGGGACCTCATGGGCAGCCAGTTCGCCCTGGCCCCGGACCTGTTCGCCTGGCACAAGTGGAAGCTGGGCTGGCTGGAACCCCACCAGGTGACGTGTGTGCACGGCGCCGGGACGACCCGGTTGACGCTGGAGGCGGTGGGGGCGGGCCCGCGGGGGGCGTACGAGGGGGAGACGGAGGAGGGCGCGGAGACCGGTGCCGGCGAGGTGGGGCACGCGGGCGGAGGGGGGCGGCGTGGTGCTGGTGCCGGTTCCAGGGCCGATATCCGTGCCCGTGACGAGGCCGGTGAGGCGGCTCCCGGTCCCGGTGTCGGCACCAGTGGTGGAGGTGTCACCGGCGTGGCGGCCGGGGTGCGAGGGTTCGGCGCCGGCCGGGGTGTGAAGCTGGCGGTCGTGCGTACGGGTCCCGACAGCGCGCTCGGTATCGAGGCGCGGGGCGCGGTCGGGAACGACGCCTCCGTCTGCACGCAGGGCGTCCTAGTCTACCGCATCCGCAGCGGGGCCGAGTCCGGCGGCGGCCCCATGGAGGTCCTCGACGCCCACCCGCGCACCGAGGCCTGCTGGGAGGAGTCCGTCTACCCGCCCCTCGCGGACGCGCCGGTCGGCGTGGGCGAGAGCTTCACGGTGCCGGGGGAGGCCGTGCGGGTGGACGTGGAGGGGCGTACGGCGTCCGGCGCGTGGACCGTGCGGATCACGACGGGGCGGTGA
- a CDS encoding bifunctional DNA primase/polymerase, producing the protein MSGGVGTGRYPEDGVDIAGVTAEGAAWLASAGTYPRSTLTLWEERPTAPVVLPCGSVFDVVSVPALFGRRMLDRLWAEGPGSGPVAVYRGRVLLFGAPGTAQRLPTLLEWEEWGSPGRTGAVPPLLCHGTGDAVTVPPVLAPEGSRGTDGSPAARTSDTPGVTRLGSRWLVAPDTRRPWLPGPEVLLWAAVRAARSRASATVRVSIFPPADQGAKVYDVSRRR; encoded by the coding sequence ATGAGCGGTGGAGTGGGGACGGGCAGGTATCCGGAGGACGGGGTCGATATCGCCGGCGTCACGGCGGAGGGGGCCGCTTGGCTCGCCTCGGCAGGAACGTATCCGCGGAGCACGCTGACGCTGTGGGAGGAGAGGCCGACCGCCCCCGTGGTGCTGCCGTGCGGCTCCGTCTTCGATGTCGTCAGCGTGCCGGCGCTCTTCGGGCGGCGCATGCTCGACCGGTTATGGGCCGAGGGCCCCGGCTCCGGACCGGTCGCCGTCTACCGCGGGCGCGTGCTCCTGTTCGGCGCCCCCGGCACCGCCCAGCGGCTGCCCACCCTCCTGGAGTGGGAGGAGTGGGGCTCCCCCGGCCGTACCGGTGCGGTCCCGCCCCTGCTCTGTCACGGCACCGGCGACGCGGTCACCGTCCCGCCCGTGCTGGCCCCCGAGGGCTCCCGCGGCACCGACGGTTCCCCGGCCGCCCGGACCTCCGACACCCCCGGTGTCACCCGCCTCGGCTCCCGCTGGCTCGTCGCCCCGGACACCCGGCGACCTTGGCTTCCGGGGCCCGAGGTACTGCTCTGGGCGGCGGTGCGGGCGGCCCGGTCGAGGGCCTCCGCGACCGTGCGTGTATCGATTTTTCCTCCCGCCGATCAGGGTGCTAAGGTCTACGACGTCAGCAGGCGCCGCTAG